A single genomic interval of Devosia oryziradicis harbors:
- the ccmD gene encoding heme exporter protein CcmD, with translation MIDLGPHAVFIVWAYIGVALGVAGLIGWTLVDARATAKRLAALETRR, from the coding sequence ATGATCGACCTGGGACCGCATGCCGTCTTCATCGTCTGGGCCTATATTGGCGTTGCCCTGGGCGTCGCGGGGCTGATCGGCTGGACGCTTGTCGATGCCCGGGCCACGGCAAAAAGGCTCGCCGCTCTGGAAACGCGCCGCTGA